In Staphylococcus lloydii, the following proteins share a genomic window:
- the mhqE gene encoding ring-cleaving dioxygenase MhqE → MTNNQLLGIHHVTAITDDAERNYKFFTEVLGMRLVKKTVNQDDIYTYHTFFADDVGSPGTDMTFFDFPNVPKGVSGTNSISRPSFRVPDDNALAYYEQRFNDFGVKHDGIQTLFDKKVLPFEEADGQVYQLVSDENNSGVAPGKPWAEGPVPADKAIYGLGPIEITVSYFDEFKQILEGLYGMVTINEDENVALLNVGEGGNGGQVILRHDQESDSAKQGYGEVHHVSFRVKDHDAIESWLQKYQNQHIGNSGLVDRFYFEALYARIGHILIEVSTDGPGFMGDEPYETLGEGLSLPPFLEEQRDYIESQIRPFDTSRHHE, encoded by the coding sequence ATGACAAATAATCAATTACTAGGTATTCATCACGTAACCGCAATTACAGACGATGCAGAACGCAATTATAAATTTTTTACTGAAGTATTAGGTATGAGATTAGTGAAGAAAACAGTTAACCAAGATGATATTTATACGTATCATACATTTTTTGCTGATGATGTAGGGTCACCAGGAACAGACATGACATTCTTTGACTTTCCGAACGTACCAAAAGGCGTAAGTGGCACAAACTCAATTTCCAGACCTTCATTTAGAGTACCAGATGATAATGCGTTAGCGTATTATGAACAGCGTTTCAATGACTTTGGGGTCAAACACGATGGTATACAAACACTATTTGATAAAAAAGTATTGCCTTTTGAAGAAGCTGACGGACAAGTTTATCAACTTGTATCTGATGAAAATAATAGTGGTGTAGCTCCTGGTAAACCATGGGCAGAAGGTCCAGTGCCAGCTGATAAAGCAATTTATGGTTTAGGTCCAATAGAAATTACAGTTAGCTATTTTGATGAATTTAAACAAATTCTAGAGGGGCTATATGGCATGGTAACTATAAATGAAGATGAAAACGTCGCGTTACTCAATGTTGGAGAAGGCGGTAACGGTGGTCAAGTCATTTTAAGACATGATCAAGAAAGTGATAGTGCAAAACAAGGATATGGTGAAGTCCATCATGTTTCATTTAGAGTGAAAGACCACGATGCTATCGAATCATGGTTACAAAAATATCAAAACCAACATATTGGCAATTCAGGACTTGTTGATCGTTTTTATTTCGAAGCATTATACGCACGCATTGGTCATATATTAATAGAAGTTTCAACTGATGGTCCTGGATTTATGGGGGATGAACCTTATGAAACACTTGGAGAAGGCTTATCATTACCTCCATTCTTAGAGGAACAACGTGATTATATAGAATCGCAAATCAGACCATTTGATACTTCTCGTCATCATGAATAA
- a CDS encoding GNAT family N-acetyltransferase, producing MAEIKQGNNKFYIGENENDPQAQITYVTVNDNQIDIDHTGVPDELGGQGIGSQLVGAVVKYARDNDLKVSASCPFAKKVIEKHDEYQDVYAG from the coding sequence ATGGCTGAAATTAAACAAGGTAATAATAAATTTTACATTGGCGAAAACGAAAATGACCCTCAAGCTCAAATCACATACGTAACGGTAAATGATAATCAAATTGATATCGATCATACTGGAGTACCTGATGAACTAGGTGGCCAAGGCATAGGATCACAATTAGTAGGCGCAGTTGTTAAATATGCTCGCGACAATGATTTAAAAGTGAGTGCTTCTTGTCCATTTGCTAAAAAAGTAATAGAGAAACATGATGAATACCAAGATGTATACGCAGGCTAA
- a CDS encoding cysteine hydrolase family protein produces the protein MPQNTALLVMDMQNGIVNGIESKDKIIEANQRAIEKARQQDIPVIFVRVAFSQGLLEIAPNNKMFGPMREQQAPMERDSEATQIHPALNRQEQEPIVTKHRISAFTGSNLEVLLRGLEVRHIVLTGLATSGVVLSTSVEAADKDFDITILEDAVGDREQDKHEFLIERILPRYATITSVENW, from the coding sequence ATGCCACAAAATACAGCTTTATTAGTAATGGATATGCAAAATGGCATCGTCAACGGAATAGAGAGCAAAGATAAGATTATCGAAGCAAATCAACGCGCGATAGAAAAGGCACGTCAACAAGATATTCCGGTAATATTTGTGCGTGTAGCATTTTCACAAGGATTATTAGAAATTGCACCGAATAATAAAATGTTTGGGCCAATGCGTGAGCAACAAGCGCCAATGGAAAGAGACAGTGAAGCGACTCAAATTCATCCTGCTTTAAACAGACAAGAGCAAGAGCCAATCGTTACAAAACACCGTATCAGTGCATTTACAGGTAGTAATTTAGAAGTATTATTAAGAGGATTAGAAGTACGCCATATTGTGTTAACTGGTTTGGCTACAAGCGGCGTCGTATTATCTACATCAGTAGAAGCAGCTGATAAAGATTTTGATATTACTATTTTAGAAGATGCTGTTGGCGACAGAGAACAAGATAAGCATGAATTTTTAATAGAACGTATTTTACCTAGATACGCAACGATTACTAGTGTTGAAAATTGGTAA
- the mhqD gene encoding methylhydroquinone degradation carboxylesterase MhqD: MEHIFRKGQEGAPTFLLLHGTGGDEKDLLPLAESLNADYNILSVRGEVSEGGMNRFFKRLGEGQYDVEDLNYRTQQLIEFIKEASEQYDFDLAEVIPVGFSNGSNIAISMMLDGAISFKKALLYAPLYPLEISSDHDFSDVTLLLSMGENDPIVPVEQSERLERIFTGLGADVKTVWVNSHELTPAGVYFGKEVLDK, from the coding sequence ATGGAACACATTTTTAGAAAAGGCCAAGAAGGTGCGCCAACTTTCTTGTTATTACATGGTACAGGTGGAGATGAAAAAGATTTATTACCATTAGCAGAATCATTAAATGCTGATTATAATATTTTGAGTGTCAGAGGTGAAGTTTCTGAAGGCGGTATGAATAGATTTTTTAAACGTCTTGGTGAAGGTCAATATGACGTTGAAGATTTAAACTATCGTACACAGCAGTTAATTGAATTTATAAAAGAAGCGTCAGAGCAATATGATTTTGATTTAGCTGAAGTAATACCTGTAGGATTTTCTAACGGCTCTAATATTGCTATTAGTATGATGTTAGATGGTGCTATTTCGTTTAAAAAAGCGTTGCTCTATGCGCCACTTTATCCATTAGAAATCAGTAGTGACCATGATTTTAGTGATGTAACACTATTATTATCAATGGGGGAAAATGACCCAATAGTACCAGTTGAACAAAGTGAAAGATTAGAACGTATATTCACAGGTTTAGGCGCTGATGTAAAAACAGTATGGGTCAATAGCCATGAATTAACTCCAGCAGGTGTGTATTTTGGTAAAGAAGTCTTAGACAAATAA
- the aldA gene encoding aldehyde dehydrogenase, protein MNQLFINNEFIESKSTESMDVINPATGETFDSITFATAEEVNEAVEKSKHAQQEWEKVTQPKRAEHVKMLIPLLEQNKNEIAEFYVKEQGKILSSAIGEIDKAIQFIDYMTSLSMSNKGEVLQNTRENETIQLTKKPIGVTAGIVPWNAPILVLMRKVIPALITGCSVVIKPSEETSLLTLKLAQLFKQSTIPAGLVQILPGTGETVGTQLAQHPDIQLISLTGSMKAGKSVFENSASNVKKVNLELGGNAPVLVTANANLDKAVDYIVTARINNAGQVCTCPERILVHDEVHDDFVAKLTTKMKALKVGDPFDENTDYGAIINQKQLDSIDSKVKQAVDNGAKLVTGGHKIESSGYYYAPTILDNVNPEDEAFKNEIFGPVIPIVTYTDFEEAINLANHTNAGLSSYIFSENLKEVMSATEQLKFGEVYANCEAEEVVNGYHAGWRESGLGGADGIHGFEEYYNTTVSYIRYD, encoded by the coding sequence ATGAACCAATTATTTATAAACAATGAATTCATCGAAAGCAAATCAACAGAATCTATGGATGTTATAAACCCAGCTACTGGTGAAACATTTGATTCGATTACGTTTGCAACTGCTGAGGAAGTAAATGAGGCAGTAGAAAAATCTAAACATGCACAACAAGAGTGGGAAAAAGTAACACAACCCAAACGTGCGGAACACGTTAAAATGCTAATTCCTTTATTAGAACAAAACAAGAATGAGATAGCAGAATTTTACGTAAAAGAGCAAGGTAAAATTTTATCCTCAGCCATTGGCGAGATTGATAAAGCGATACAATTTATAGACTATATGACAAGTTTAAGCATGTCTAACAAAGGCGAAGTATTACAGAACACCCGTGAAAATGAAACGATACAGTTAACGAAAAAACCTATCGGTGTCACAGCCGGTATTGTGCCATGGAATGCGCCTATATTAGTCTTAATGCGTAAAGTCATCCCAGCGCTAATTACCGGTTGTTCTGTCGTTATTAAACCTAGTGAAGAAACATCATTGCTTACTTTAAAATTAGCGCAACTATTTAAACAATCTACAATTCCAGCTGGCCTAGTTCAAATATTACCTGGCACAGGAGAAACAGTTGGAACGCAATTGGCTCAACATCCTGATATACAACTTATTTCATTAACAGGAAGTATGAAAGCCGGTAAATCGGTATTTGAAAATAGTGCTAGTAATGTTAAAAAAGTCAATTTAGAATTAGGTGGTAATGCACCTGTACTTGTGACTGCAAACGCAAATCTTGATAAAGCAGTGGATTATATAGTTACAGCACGAATAAATAATGCTGGTCAAGTGTGTACTTGTCCTGAAAGAATACTTGTTCATGACGAGGTTCATGATGACTTTGTTGCTAAATTAACAACAAAAATGAAAGCATTAAAAGTTGGAGACCCATTTGATGAAAATACCGATTACGGTGCCATTATCAATCAAAAACAACTAGACAGTATCGATAGCAAAGTTAAACAAGCCGTCGATAATGGCGCTAAGTTAGTAACGGGTGGCCATAAAATAGAAAGTAGCGGTTATTATTATGCACCAACTATTTTAGATAATGTAAATCCAGAAGATGAAGCTTTCAAAAATGAAATCTTTGGACCAGTTATTCCAATCGTAACTTATACTGATTTCGAAGAAGCGATTAATCTAGCTAATCATACTAATGCTGGCCTTTCTTCTTATATCTTCTCTGAAAATTTAAAAGAAGTCATGTCAGCAACTGAACAACTTAAATTCGGTGAAGTATATGCTAATTGTGAGGCCGAAGAAGTAGTTAACGGTTATCATGCTGGCTGGAGAGAATCTGGTTTAGGTGGCGCAGATGGCATTCATGGTTTCGAAGAATATTATAATACAACAGTATCTTATATTCGCTATGATTAA
- a CDS encoding MarR family winged helix-turn-helix transcriptional regulator, translating into MDRTKASLNSFVGLNRTLDYLEQIVREDIKQYGLNVTEFAVLELLYNKGDQPIQRIRQRVLIASSSISYVVDKLEEKGCVARVKDPQDKRIYNATLTDKGRSLMNQIFPQHAQTLTSTFGVLTEEELDDLQHILKKLSAQTK; encoded by the coding sequence ATGGACCGAACGAAAGCGTCACTTAATTCATTTGTCGGATTAAATCGTACTTTAGATTATTTAGAGCAGATAGTGCGTGAAGATATTAAACAGTATGGTTTAAATGTGACTGAGTTTGCAGTGTTAGAATTATTGTATAACAAAGGCGATCAACCTATTCAACGCATACGTCAACGTGTATTAATAGCTAGTAGTAGCATAAGTTATGTTGTTGATAAATTAGAAGAAAAGGGTTGTGTAGCACGTGTGAAAGATCCTCAAGATAAACGAATTTATAATGCAACTTTGACTGATAAAGGCCGTTCGTTAATGAATCAAATATTTCCACAACATGCTCAAACGTTAACATCAACTTTTGGAGTATTAACAGAAGAAGAGTTAGATGACTTACAACATATATTAAAGAAATTAAGTGCTCAGACTAAATAA
- a CDS encoding fructose-1,6-bisphosphatase: MQKSTEKSIKSRYLDLLATNYDNKEALATEIINLESILELPKGTEHFVSDLHGEFHSFQHVLRNGSGNVRAKIHDIFQDTLTRKEINDFAALVYYPEEKLNLVKNSFSSKNDLNEWYVTTINRLIKLVTYASSKYTRTKLRKSLPKNFVFIIEELLYKSNKYNNKKSYYDTLIKQIIELEQSDDLIIGLSFTVQHLVVDHLHVVGDIYDRGPEPDKIMETLINYPSVDIQWGNHDVLWIGAYAGSKVCLANLLRICARYDNLDIIEDAYGINLRPLLTFAEKHYSGDNKAFKPKNKTADDEQSTPGEIDQITKIHQAIAIIQFKLEAPIIKRRPCFDMDERLVLESIDYDNNRATLYGKTYDLEHTCFQTIDPTNPNKLTDEETEVIDKLLLSVQQSEKLKRHMTFLMQKGNLYLPYNGNLLIHGCIPVDENGEMESMTIDGVKHYGRDLLDHFEKYVRKAFNDKDTQDDLATDLVWYLWTGKYSSLFGKRAMTTFERYFISDKAAHKETKNPYYHLREDVEMCKKMLKDFGLDPEEAHIINGHTPVKEIDGENPIKADGKMIVIDGGFSKAYQSTTGIAGYTLLYNSFGMQLVAHQHFNSKKHVLLNGADELSTRRVVDKELNRKQIRDTNTGQQIQEKIKILKELMHDRFLN; the protein is encoded by the coding sequence ATGCAAAAATCGACTGAAAAGAGCATTAAAAGTAGATATTTAGACTTGTTAGCGACAAATTATGATAATAAAGAAGCGTTAGCAACTGAAATTATAAATTTAGAATCAATATTAGAATTACCTAAAGGCACTGAACACTTTGTGAGTGATTTACATGGTGAATTCCATTCTTTCCAACACGTATTACGTAATGGTTCTGGAAATGTACGTGCCAAAATCCATGACATTTTCCAAGATACGTTAACGAGAAAAGAAATCAACGACTTTGCTGCTTTAGTTTACTATCCAGAAGAAAAGCTTAACCTCGTTAAAAATTCATTTTCATCAAAAAACGACCTTAATGAATGGTATGTGACAACCATCAATAGATTAATCAAATTAGTTACATATGCATCATCGAAATATACACGTACAAAATTGCGTAAATCATTACCTAAAAATTTCGTATTTATTATTGAGGAATTACTATATAAAAGTAACAAATACAATAATAAAAAATCTTATTACGATACACTGATTAAACAAATTATTGAATTAGAACAATCAGATGATTTAATTATTGGTTTATCGTTTACTGTGCAACACCTCGTTGTTGACCATTTACACGTCGTTGGTGATATTTACGACCGTGGGCCTGAACCGGATAAAATTATGGAAACATTAATCAATTATCCTTCAGTTGACATTCAATGGGGTAATCACGATGTACTTTGGATTGGAGCTTATGCAGGTTCTAAAGTTTGTTTAGCAAACCTATTACGAATATGCGCACGTTACGATAATTTAGATATTATTGAAGACGCCTATGGCATAAATTTACGTCCATTATTAACTTTCGCTGAAAAACATTATAGTGGTGATAACAAAGCTTTTAAACCTAAAAATAAAACAGCTGATGATGAACAATCAACTCCAGGAGAGATTGATCAAATTACTAAAATTCATCAAGCTATTGCTATAATTCAATTTAAATTAGAAGCGCCTATTATTAAACGTCGCCCATGTTTCGATATGGACGAACGCCTTGTATTAGAAAGTATTGACTATGACAATAATCGTGCTACGCTATATGGCAAAACTTATGACTTAGAACATACTTGTTTCCAAACCATTGACCCTACAAATCCTAATAAATTAACAGATGAAGAAACTGAAGTTATTGATAAATTATTATTATCCGTACAACAATCCGAAAAATTAAAACGTCATATGACTTTCTTAATGCAAAAAGGCAACTTATACCTTCCATATAACGGTAATTTATTAATTCATGGTTGTATTCCTGTCGATGAAAATGGCGAAATGGAATCTATGACGATAGACGGTGTAAAACATTATGGCCGTGACTTATTAGACCATTTCGAAAAATATGTACGTAAAGCTTTTAACGACAAAGATACTCAAGATGATTTAGCTACAGATTTAGTATGGTATTTATGGACTGGTAAATATTCTTCTTTATTTGGCAAACGTGCAATGACAACATTTGAACGTTATTTCATCTCTGACAAAGCAGCGCATAAAGAAACTAAGAATCCATATTATCACCTACGTGAAGACGTAGAAATGTGTAAAAAAATGTTAAAAGACTTCGGATTAGACCCTGAAGAGGCACATATCATTAATGGCCATACTCCAGTCAAAGAGATTGATGGAGAAAACCCAATTAAAGCCGATGGTAAAATGATTGTTATTGATGGTGGTTTCTCTAAAGCTTATCAATCAACGACAGGTATTGCCGGTTACACATTGTTATACAATTCCTTTGGTATGCAACTTGTCGCACACCAACATTTCAATTCCAAAAAGCATGTATTGCTTAACGGCGCAGATGAATTATCTACACGTCGTGTTGTCGATAAGGAATTAAATCGTAAACAAATACGCGATACTAATACTGGCCAACAAATTCAAGAAAAAATTAAGATTTTGAAAGAATTAATGCATGACCGTTTCTTAAATTAA
- a CDS encoding ABC transporter ATP-binding protein, with amino-acid sequence MSEMIKLSAKQQSATIKRLFKYTVPYKGTIALAFIMLTISTVASMIGPYLIKIFLDDFLTPRHFPGNKLTLLIAIFIIVQILGAIATYLNSYMFQYLSFKVIQQLRIDAFNKLGKLGMRYFDKVPGGSIVSRLTNDTETIVDMFINVFSSVLMAVFMMISSYIMMFVLDVKLALIALVFMPIIFLLLAIYRKYSAMLFNKSRQLLSDLNTKLAESVEGMKIIQAFNQERRLNREFNDINDEHYGYMLKTVKLDSILLRPAISMISILATIVILAYFGIISFNTSITAGVVFAFIQYMERFFEPVNQVSQNLNVLQQALVSASRVFKLIDDDTYEPPQDTHANYAITEGKVEFKNVSFSYDGETQVLKNISFTVNPGETVALVGHTGSGKSSIINLFMRFYEFEQGQILIDNQSIKELNKAEMKSKIGLVLQDAFIFYGTVTSNIKLYHPTMTFEQVKAAAAFVKANQFIERLDNQYEHAVIEKGSAFSSGERQLIAFARTMAMDPKILILDEATANIDSETEEQIQQSLRQMRRGRTTIAIAHRLSTIQDADQILVLNHGEIVESGTHEQLIAQDGIYNNMYRLQNG; translated from the coding sequence ATGAGTGAGATGATTAAGTTATCTGCTAAGCAACAAAGTGCCACGATTAAACGATTGTTTAAATACACCGTCCCTTATAAAGGTACCATTGCACTTGCGTTTATCATGCTCACTATTTCAACAGTAGCAAGCATGATAGGGCCTTATTTGATTAAAATATTTTTAGATGATTTTTTAACACCGAGACATTTCCCGGGGAATAAATTGACATTGCTTATAGCGATATTTATTATTGTGCAAATTTTAGGCGCAATAGCGACGTACTTAAATAGTTATATGTTTCAATACTTATCTTTTAAAGTCATACAACAATTACGGATAGATGCATTTAATAAACTTGGAAAACTGGGTATGCGTTATTTCGATAAAGTACCCGGCGGTAGCATTGTTTCACGTTTAACTAATGACACTGAAACGATAGTAGATATGTTTATCAATGTATTTTCATCAGTACTAATGGCTGTGTTTATGATGATATCTAGCTATATAATGATGTTTGTGTTGGACGTAAAACTCGCACTCATCGCACTTGTGTTTATGCCCATTATTTTTCTATTATTAGCAATTTACCGAAAATACTCGGCCATGCTTTTTAATAAATCAAGACAGTTATTATCCGACTTGAATACAAAATTAGCAGAATCTGTTGAAGGTATGAAAATTATACAAGCCTTTAATCAAGAACGTCGACTCAATCGAGAATTTAATGATATTAATGATGAACATTACGGTTATATGCTTAAAACTGTGAAATTAGATAGTATTTTATTAAGACCAGCTATTAGTATGATTTCAATTTTAGCTACTATCGTAATTTTAGCTTATTTTGGCATTATTAGTTTTAATACTTCAATAACTGCGGGTGTTGTATTTGCGTTTATTCAATATATGGAACGATTTTTCGAACCGGTTAACCAAGTAAGCCAAAATTTGAATGTGCTACAACAAGCGCTCGTGTCAGCTAGTCGTGTATTTAAACTTATAGATGATGATACTTATGAGCCACCACAAGATACACATGCTAATTATGCTATTACTGAAGGTAAAGTTGAATTCAAGAATGTAAGTTTTAGTTATGATGGAGAAACGCAGGTGCTTAAAAATATTAGTTTTACCGTTAATCCTGGTGAAACTGTGGCGTTAGTTGGTCATACAGGTTCAGGAAAAAGCTCAATTATTAACTTGTTTATGCGTTTTTATGAATTCGAGCAAGGACAAATTCTAATAGATAATCAATCTATCAAAGAGCTAAATAAAGCAGAAATGAAAAGTAAAATTGGTTTAGTGCTCCAAGATGCTTTTATATTCTATGGCACTGTAACATCTAATATTAAGTTGTATCATCCAACGATGACATTTGAACAGGTCAAAGCAGCTGCAGCATTTGTTAAGGCAAATCAATTTATTGAACGATTGGACAACCAATATGAACATGCCGTTATTGAAAAGGGTAGTGCATTTTCGAGTGGCGAAAGACAACTCATCGCTTTTGCGCGTACCATGGCAATGGACCCTAAAATATTAATTTTAGATGAAGCGACGGCCAATATTGATTCTGAAACTGAAGAACAAATTCAACAGTCATTACGTCAAATGCGCCGAGGAAGAACGACTATTGCCATCGCTCACAGATTGTCAACGATACAAGATGCAGATCAAATACTCGTGTTAAATCATGGCGAGATTGTTGAAAGCGGGACACACGAACAACTTATTGCTCAAGACGGTATTTATAATAATATGTATCGTTTACAAAATGGTTAA
- a CDS encoding ABC transporter ATP-binding protein, whose translation MDVFFKLAWFFKAQKKFYILGLFMLLFIALLELLPPQIIGKTIDGITKKTLTPQLLTIYLIILVVAAVLIYISRYIWRISIFGTSQKLGNILRRYLYHKYTEMSAQFFQKRRTGDLMAHATNDINAVQNAAGAGILMIADSLITGGMVIITMAITISWQLTLIVLIPLPIMVLLTRYYGRLLSKGFKKAQAAFSRLNDKTQESVAGIKVTKTFGYEKEDQADFRNLSDDVVKKNLTVAKIDSLFDPTIMLVFGTSEFLAIAFGSHMVFTKTITLGQLITFSTYLGMLVWPLLALGLFFNIVQRAKASYERIDNILNTPNAIDTSYTIDKKPQGTIQFNIPTFHYPGYESRGLKDVCFTIESGTTVGIVGRTGSGKSTLIKLLLREFDTLRPEDITYNGNPIASYSRRALRTQFGYVPQEHFLFSTTIRNNIAFGDIDVQDQQLYHVSKMSHIHDDIVAFPKGYDTVVGERGVSLSGGQKQRISIARALLLNPEVLILDDSLSAVDAQTEEAILTNLQSLRSKKTNIITAHRMSAVKDADLILVMEQGTIVERGTHIQLMQNKGWYYDTYTAQALQSKYSQSLDDLTKGDGQDE comes from the coding sequence ATGGATGTGTTTTTCAAACTTGCTTGGTTTTTTAAAGCGCAAAAGAAATTTTATATTTTAGGACTTTTTATGTTGCTGTTCATCGCATTACTAGAACTGTTACCACCTCAAATAATTGGTAAAACAATAGATGGTATTACGAAGAAGACATTAACTCCCCAGTTACTTACAATATATTTAATTATTTTAGTGGTAGCCGCGGTTTTAATATACATAAGTCGCTATATTTGGCGTATTTCAATTTTTGGGACAAGCCAAAAACTAGGTAACATTTTAAGAAGATATTTATATCACAAATATACTGAAATGAGTGCTCAATTTTTCCAGAAAAGGCGTACGGGTGACTTAATGGCCCATGCGACAAATGATATTAATGCTGTACAAAATGCAGCTGGTGCAGGGATTTTAATGATTGCTGATTCATTAATAACTGGTGGTATGGTTATTATCACTATGGCTATTACTATAAGCTGGCAATTAACGCTTATAGTCTTAATTCCGTTGCCTATTATGGTTTTATTAACACGTTACTATGGTCGATTGCTTAGCAAAGGGTTTAAAAAAGCTCAGGCAGCATTTAGTAGATTGAATGATAAGACACAAGAAAGTGTTGCTGGAATAAAAGTGACTAAAACATTTGGCTATGAAAAAGAGGATCAGGCAGATTTTCGTAATCTAAGTGATGACGTGGTTAAGAAAAATTTAACTGTTGCTAAAATAGATTCGCTTTTCGATCCTACAATCATGTTAGTGTTTGGTACAAGTGAGTTTTTAGCCATTGCCTTTGGTTCACATATGGTTTTTACTAAAACAATTACACTAGGACAACTCATTACCTTCTCTACATATTTAGGCATGTTAGTGTGGCCTTTGCTTGCGTTAGGCCTCTTTTTTAATATAGTCCAAAGAGCGAAAGCTTCTTATGAACGTATTGATAATATATTAAACACACCAAACGCTATTGATACTTCATATACTATAGATAAAAAACCACAAGGTACCATTCAGTTTAATATTCCGACATTTCATTATCCTGGCTATGAGTCTAGAGGTTTAAAGGATGTATGTTTTACGATTGAAAGTGGGACGACAGTAGGTATAGTTGGTAGAACAGGTTCAGGAAAAAGTACGTTAATTAAGCTACTTTTAAGAGAATTTGATACGTTGCGACCAGAGGATATCACATATAACGGCAATCCTATAGCTTCTTATAGCCGTAGGGCTTTAAGAACACAGTTTGGCTATGTGCCTCAAGAACATTTCCTATTCTCGACAACAATTCGAAACAATATTGCATTTGGGGATATAGATGTTCAAGACCAACAACTTTATCATGTAAGTAAGATGAGTCATATTCATGATGATATCGTTGCGTTTCCAAAAGGCTACGATACAGTTGTTGGTGAGCGTGGCGTATCATTATCAGGTGGACAAAAACAACGTATATCAATTGCCCGTGCCTTATTGTTAAATCCGGAAGTGCTTATATTAGACGACTCTTTATCGGCGGTGGATGCACAAACTGAAGAAGCTATATTAACCAATTTACAATCATTAAGAAGCAAGAAAACGAATATTATTACTGCACATCGTATGAGTGCTGTAAAAGATGCAGATTTAATTTTAGTTATGGAACAAGGAACAATTGTTGAAAGAGGCACGCATATACAACTTATGCAAAATAAAGGTTGGTATTATGATACCTACACTGCGCAAGCGTTACAATCCAAATATTCTCAAAGCTTAGATGACTTGACGAAGGGGGATGGTCAAGATGAGTGA
- a CDS encoding metal ABC transporter solute-binding protein, Zn/Mn family encodes MRKVVSLLALVLICVILSSCSSQSKQHKTITKDNKLNIYTTVFAFQSFTQQIGGKYVHAQSIYPPGVDTHSYEPTQRNMIDIAKSDLFIYTSDDLDPVAHKIASSIRNKGIKLPVAHGLKHSNLLPGDEDDEHEESHGGHNHAGESNDPHVWLDPVLDQRFALKIKNKLVQKDPKHKAYYEHNYRQLKNDLNGIDQQLNKVTKHPKRKTIVISHDSLGYLAHRYHFKQVGVTGMNNEDPSQQEIISIIHNIKQTHQPYVLYEQNISSKLTDIIKRETDTKPLSFNNLATRNKDDNNNVKYQKIMQHNIETLDTALNK; translated from the coding sequence TTGAGGAAAGTAGTTTCACTTTTAGCTTTGGTACTCATATGTGTAATATTAAGTAGTTGTAGTTCTCAAAGCAAGCAGCATAAAACCATAACTAAAGATAACAAATTAAATATTTACACTACAGTGTTTGCTTTCCAAAGCTTTACACAACAAATAGGTGGCAAATATGTACATGCACAGTCGATTTATCCACCAGGTGTTGATACGCATTCTTATGAACCAACACAGCGTAATATGATAGATATAGCTAAAAGCGATTTATTTATATATACCAGTGATGATTTAGACCCCGTTGCTCATAAAATAGCTTCATCTATTCGTAATAAAGGTATTAAACTGCCTGTTGCACATGGGTTGAAGCATTCGAATTTATTGCCGGGTGATGAAGACGACGAACATGAAGAAAGTCACGGTGGTCATAATCATGCGGGGGAGAGTAATGATCCTCATGTATGGTTAGACCCGGTCTTAGATCAACGTTTTGCGTTAAAAATTAAAAATAAGTTAGTGCAAAAAGACCCTAAACATAAAGCATATTATGAACACAACTATCGCCAACTAAAAAATGATTTGAATGGTATTGATCAACAGTTAAATAAGGTTACTAAGCATCCTAAAAGAAAAACTATCGTTATTTCTCATGATTCATTAGGATATTTAGCACATCGATATCATTTTAAACAAGTAGGCGTGACAGGAATGAATAATGAAGATCCGAGCCAACAAGAAATAATATCAATTATTCATAATATTAAACAAACACACCAACCGTATGTACTGTATGAACAAAATATTTCATCTAAATTGACCGATATTATTAAAAGGGAAACAGATACGAAACCTTTAAGCTTTAATAACTTGGCAACGCGTAATAAAGATGATAACAACAACGTTAAATATCAAAAAATAATGCAGCATAATATCGAAACGTTAGATACTGCATTAAATAAATAA